A single region of the Eleginops maclovinus isolate JMC-PN-2008 ecotype Puerto Natales chromosome 4, JC_Emac_rtc_rv5, whole genome shotgun sequence genome encodes:
- the LOC134862737 gene encoding mothers against decapentaplegic homolog 4-like isoform X2, with the protein MRMSAPPSSGDACLSIVHSLMSHRQGGVNEGFAKRAIESLVKKLKEKRSELDALITAVTSRGGDPSSCVTIQRTLDGRLQVAGRKGFPHVVYARLWRWPDLQKNELRPAPFCQFAFDLKYDSVCVNPYHYERVAPPTHTGPQTGIKEEFLQDCLQVQLPPQSDPYSQPHPAMYPSMPLSPPGSSSLIPAALSAVSCGRRGGGVCSDGPGLLQIAPPQNHASPPHPNPPHTPQTPHPPTHTSPHQPEYSSPPKTDTWPGASPAHYSPAGQSGRSQLHHSHHTPNTHFWSQHHSSAPYPQPVSNHPGPEFWCSVSYFELDVQVGEMFKVLSSCPLVTVDGYVDPSGGDRFCLGQLSNVHRTAASHRARLHIGRGVQLECRGGGDVWMRCLSNHAVFVQSLYLDREAGRAPGDGVHKIYPGASIKVFDLRQCHRQMQQQVRANPGPPAVSMTVCLSAGVCPGGLGVDDLRRLCIVRLSFVKGWGCDYPRRRIKDTPCWMEIHLHRALQLLDQVLHTLPAREHTL; encoded by the exons ATGAGGATGTCGGCACCCCCCAGCAGTGGGGATGCCTGCCTCAGCATTGTTCACAGCCTGATGAGCCACCGGCAGGGCGGGGTCAATGAGGGCTTCGCCAAGCGAGCCATTGAGAGTCTGGTGAAGAagctgaaggagaagaggagcGAGCTGGACGCCCTGATCACCGCCGTCACCTCACGGGGGGGTGACCCCAGCAGCTGCGTCACCATCCAGAGGACACTGGACGGACGCCTGCAG GTGGCGGGCAGGAAGGGTTTCCCTCACGTGGTTTACGCCCGTCTTTGGCGCTGGCCCGACCTGCAGAAGAACGAGCTGAGGCCCGCCCCTTTCTGTCAGTTCGCCTTCGACCTGAAGTACGACAGCGTGTGTGTGAACCCGTACCACTACGAGCGCGTggccccccccacacacacag GTCCTCAGACTGGGATCAAGGAGGAGTTCCTGCAGGACTGTCTGCAGGTCCAGCTGCCCCCCCAGTCTGACCCCTACAGCCAGCCCCACCCCGCCATGTATCCCAGCATGCCCCTGTCCCCTCCAGGCAGCAGCTCCCtgattcctgcagctctgtcagCTGTTTCCTGTGGGAGGAGGGGCGGGGGGGTCTGCAGCGATGGCCCTGGCCTCCTTCAGATCGCCCCCCCTCAGAACCACGCCTCCCCGCCTCACCCGAACCCCCCTCACACCCCACAGACTCCTcatccccccacacacacctccccacACCAGCCTGAATATAGCAGCCCCCCCAAGACTG ACACCTGGCCAGGTGCTAGCCCCGCCCACTACAGCCCTGCAGGACAGAGTGGGCGGAGCCAACTGCATCACAGTCACCAcacccccaacacacacttCT gGTCCCAGCATCACAGCTCTGCTCCGTACCCACAGCCAGTGTCCAACCACCCAG GTCCGGAGTTCTGGTGCTCCGTCTCCTACTTCGAGCTGGACGTCCAGGTGGGGGAGATGTTTAAGGTGCTGTCCAGCTGTCCTCTGGTGACGGTGGACGGTTACGTAGATCCTTCCGGGGGAGACAGATTCTGTCTGGGACAGCTGAGCAACGTCCACCGCACCGCGGCCAGCCATCGGGCCAG GCTGCACATTGGGCGGGGGGTGCAGCTGGAGTGTCGGGGAGGGGGGGACGTCTGGATGCGTTGCCTTAGCAACCATGCAGTGTTTGTCCAGAGTCTGTACCTGGACCGGGAGGCGGGAAGAGCGCCGGGAGACGGAGTCCACAAGATCTACCCCGGAGCGTCTATCAAG gtgttTGACCTGAGGCAGTGCCACAGACAGATGCAGCAGCAGGTCAGAGCAAACCCCGGACCCCCCGCTGTCA gtatgactgtctgtctgtctgcaggtgtgtgtccGGGAGGACTGGGCGTGGACGACCTGCGCAGGCTGTGTATCGTGCGTCTGAGCTTCGTTAAGGGTTGGGGGTGTGATTACCCCCGGCGGAGAATCAAGGACACCCCCTGCTGGATGGAGATCCACCTGCACCGagccctgcagctgctggaccAGGTGCTGCACACACTGCCAGCAcgggaacacacactctga
- the LOC134862737 gene encoding mothers against decapentaplegic homolog 4-like isoform X1 — MRMSAPPSSGDACLSIVHSLMSHRQGGVNEGFAKRAIESLVKKLKEKRSELDALITAVTSRGGDPSSCVTIQRTLDGRLQVAGRKGFPHVVYARLWRWPDLQKNELRPAPFCQFAFDLKYDSVCVNPYHYERVAPPTHTGPQTGIKEEFLQDCLQVQLPPQSDPYSQPHPAMYPSMPLSPPGSSSLIPAALSAVSCGRRGGGVCSDGPGLLQIAPPQNHASPPHPNPPHTPQTPHPPTHTSPHQPEYSSPPKTDTWPGASPAHYSPAGQSGRSQLHHSHHTPNTHFCMRSWSQHHSSAPYPQPVSNHPGPEFWCSVSYFELDVQVGEMFKVLSSCPLVTVDGYVDPSGGDRFCLGQLSNVHRTAASHRARLHIGRGVQLECRGGGDVWMRCLSNHAVFVQSLYLDREAGRAPGDGVHKIYPGASIKVFDLRQCHRQMQQQVRANPGPPAVSMTVCLSAGVCPGGLGVDDLRRLCIVRLSFVKGWGCDYPRRRIKDTPCWMEIHLHRALQLLDQVLHTLPAREHTL, encoded by the exons ATGAGGATGTCGGCACCCCCCAGCAGTGGGGATGCCTGCCTCAGCATTGTTCACAGCCTGATGAGCCACCGGCAGGGCGGGGTCAATGAGGGCTTCGCCAAGCGAGCCATTGAGAGTCTGGTGAAGAagctgaaggagaagaggagcGAGCTGGACGCCCTGATCACCGCCGTCACCTCACGGGGGGGTGACCCCAGCAGCTGCGTCACCATCCAGAGGACACTGGACGGACGCCTGCAG GTGGCGGGCAGGAAGGGTTTCCCTCACGTGGTTTACGCCCGTCTTTGGCGCTGGCCCGACCTGCAGAAGAACGAGCTGAGGCCCGCCCCTTTCTGTCAGTTCGCCTTCGACCTGAAGTACGACAGCGTGTGTGTGAACCCGTACCACTACGAGCGCGTggccccccccacacacacag GTCCTCAGACTGGGATCAAGGAGGAGTTCCTGCAGGACTGTCTGCAGGTCCAGCTGCCCCCCCAGTCTGACCCCTACAGCCAGCCCCACCCCGCCATGTATCCCAGCATGCCCCTGTCCCCTCCAGGCAGCAGCTCCCtgattcctgcagctctgtcagCTGTTTCCTGTGGGAGGAGGGGCGGGGGGGTCTGCAGCGATGGCCCTGGCCTCCTTCAGATCGCCCCCCCTCAGAACCACGCCTCCCCGCCTCACCCGAACCCCCCTCACACCCCACAGACTCCTcatccccccacacacacctccccacACCAGCCTGAATATAGCAGCCCCCCCAAGACTG ACACCTGGCCAGGTGCTAGCCCCGCCCACTACAGCCCTGCAGGACAGAGTGGGCGGAGCCAACTGCATCACAGTCACCAcacccccaacacacacttCTGTATGAGATCAT gGTCCCAGCATCACAGCTCTGCTCCGTACCCACAGCCAGTGTCCAACCACCCAG GTCCGGAGTTCTGGTGCTCCGTCTCCTACTTCGAGCTGGACGTCCAGGTGGGGGAGATGTTTAAGGTGCTGTCCAGCTGTCCTCTGGTGACGGTGGACGGTTACGTAGATCCTTCCGGGGGAGACAGATTCTGTCTGGGACAGCTGAGCAACGTCCACCGCACCGCGGCCAGCCATCGGGCCAG GCTGCACATTGGGCGGGGGGTGCAGCTGGAGTGTCGGGGAGGGGGGGACGTCTGGATGCGTTGCCTTAGCAACCATGCAGTGTTTGTCCAGAGTCTGTACCTGGACCGGGAGGCGGGAAGAGCGCCGGGAGACGGAGTCCACAAGATCTACCCCGGAGCGTCTATCAAG gtgttTGACCTGAGGCAGTGCCACAGACAGATGCAGCAGCAGGTCAGAGCAAACCCCGGACCCCCCGCTGTCA gtatgactgtctgtctgtctgcaggtgtgtgtccGGGAGGACTGGGCGTGGACGACCTGCGCAGGCTGTGTATCGTGCGTCTGAGCTTCGTTAAGGGTTGGGGGTGTGATTACCCCCGGCGGAGAATCAAGGACACCCCCTGCTGGATGGAGATCCACCTGCACCGagccctgcagctgctggaccAGGTGCTGCACACACTGCCAGCAcgggaacacacactctga
- the LOC134862737 gene encoding mothers against decapentaplegic homolog 4-like isoform X3, whose product MRMSAPPSSGDACLSIVHSLMSHRQGGVNEGFAKRAIESLVKKLKEKRSELDALITAVTSRGGDPSSCVTIQRTLDGRLQVAGRKGFPHVVYARLWRWPDLQKNELRPAPFCQFAFDLKYDSVCVNPYHYERVAPPTHTGPQTGIKEEFLQDCLQVQLPPQSDPYSQPHPAMYPSMPLSPPGSSSLIPAALSAVSCGRRGGGVCSDGPGLLQIAPPQNHASPPHPNPPHTPQTPHPPTHTSPHQPEYSSPPKTDTWPGASPAHYSPAGQSGRSQLHHSHHTPNTHFCMRSWSQHHSSAPYPQPVSNHPGPEFWCSVSYFELDVQVGEMFKVLSSCPLVTVDGYVDPSGGDRFCLGQLSNVHRTAASHRARLHIGRGVQLECRGGGDVWMRCLSNHAVFVQSLYLDREAGRAPGDGVHKIYPGASIKVFDLRQCHRQMQQQVRANPGPPAVSVCPGGLGVDDLRRLCIVRLSFVKGWGCDYPRRRIKDTPCWMEIHLHRALQLLDQVLHTLPAREHTL is encoded by the exons ATGAGGATGTCGGCACCCCCCAGCAGTGGGGATGCCTGCCTCAGCATTGTTCACAGCCTGATGAGCCACCGGCAGGGCGGGGTCAATGAGGGCTTCGCCAAGCGAGCCATTGAGAGTCTGGTGAAGAagctgaaggagaagaggagcGAGCTGGACGCCCTGATCACCGCCGTCACCTCACGGGGGGGTGACCCCAGCAGCTGCGTCACCATCCAGAGGACACTGGACGGACGCCTGCAG GTGGCGGGCAGGAAGGGTTTCCCTCACGTGGTTTACGCCCGTCTTTGGCGCTGGCCCGACCTGCAGAAGAACGAGCTGAGGCCCGCCCCTTTCTGTCAGTTCGCCTTCGACCTGAAGTACGACAGCGTGTGTGTGAACCCGTACCACTACGAGCGCGTggccccccccacacacacag GTCCTCAGACTGGGATCAAGGAGGAGTTCCTGCAGGACTGTCTGCAGGTCCAGCTGCCCCCCCAGTCTGACCCCTACAGCCAGCCCCACCCCGCCATGTATCCCAGCATGCCCCTGTCCCCTCCAGGCAGCAGCTCCCtgattcctgcagctctgtcagCTGTTTCCTGTGGGAGGAGGGGCGGGGGGGTCTGCAGCGATGGCCCTGGCCTCCTTCAGATCGCCCCCCCTCAGAACCACGCCTCCCCGCCTCACCCGAACCCCCCTCACACCCCACAGACTCCTcatccccccacacacacctccccacACCAGCCTGAATATAGCAGCCCCCCCAAGACTG ACACCTGGCCAGGTGCTAGCCCCGCCCACTACAGCCCTGCAGGACAGAGTGGGCGGAGCCAACTGCATCACAGTCACCAcacccccaacacacacttCTGTATGAGATCAT gGTCCCAGCATCACAGCTCTGCTCCGTACCCACAGCCAGTGTCCAACCACCCAG GTCCGGAGTTCTGGTGCTCCGTCTCCTACTTCGAGCTGGACGTCCAGGTGGGGGAGATGTTTAAGGTGCTGTCCAGCTGTCCTCTGGTGACGGTGGACGGTTACGTAGATCCTTCCGGGGGAGACAGATTCTGTCTGGGACAGCTGAGCAACGTCCACCGCACCGCGGCCAGCCATCGGGCCAG GCTGCACATTGGGCGGGGGGTGCAGCTGGAGTGTCGGGGAGGGGGGGACGTCTGGATGCGTTGCCTTAGCAACCATGCAGTGTTTGTCCAGAGTCTGTACCTGGACCGGGAGGCGGGAAGAGCGCCGGGAGACGGAGTCCACAAGATCTACCCCGGAGCGTCTATCAAG gtgttTGACCTGAGGCAGTGCCACAGACAGATGCAGCAGCAGGTCAGAGCAAACCCCGGACCCCCCGCTGTCA gtgtgtgtccGGGAGGACTGGGCGTGGACGACCTGCGCAGGCTGTGTATCGTGCGTCTGAGCTTCGTTAAGGGTTGGGGGTGTGATTACCCCCGGCGGAGAATCAAGGACACCCCCTGCTGGATGGAGATCCACCTGCACCGagccctgcagctgctggaccAGGTGCTGCACACACTGCCAGCAcgggaacacacactctga
- the LOC134862737 gene encoding mothers against decapentaplegic homolog 4-like isoform X4 produces the protein MRMSAPPSSGDACLSIVHSLMSHRQGGVNEGFAKRAIESLVKKLKEKRSELDALITAVTSRGGDPSSCVTIQRTLDGRLQVAGRKGFPHVVYARLWRWPDLQKNELRPAPFCQFAFDLKYDSVCVNPYHYERVAPPTHTGPQTGIKEEFLQDCLQVQLPPQSDPYSQPHPAMYPSMPLSPPGSSSLIPAALSAVSCGRRGGGVCSDGPGLLQIAPPQNHASPPHPNPPHTPQTPHPPTHTSPHQPEYSSPPKTGSQHHSSAPYPQPVSNHPGPEFWCSVSYFELDVQVGEMFKVLSSCPLVTVDGYVDPSGGDRFCLGQLSNVHRTAASHRARLHIGRGVQLECRGGGDVWMRCLSNHAVFVQSLYLDREAGRAPGDGVHKIYPGASIKVFDLRQCHRQMQQQVRANPGPPAVSMTVCLSAGVCPGGLGVDDLRRLCIVRLSFVKGWGCDYPRRRIKDTPCWMEIHLHRALQLLDQVLHTLPAREHTL, from the exons ATGAGGATGTCGGCACCCCCCAGCAGTGGGGATGCCTGCCTCAGCATTGTTCACAGCCTGATGAGCCACCGGCAGGGCGGGGTCAATGAGGGCTTCGCCAAGCGAGCCATTGAGAGTCTGGTGAAGAagctgaaggagaagaggagcGAGCTGGACGCCCTGATCACCGCCGTCACCTCACGGGGGGGTGACCCCAGCAGCTGCGTCACCATCCAGAGGACACTGGACGGACGCCTGCAG GTGGCGGGCAGGAAGGGTTTCCCTCACGTGGTTTACGCCCGTCTTTGGCGCTGGCCCGACCTGCAGAAGAACGAGCTGAGGCCCGCCCCTTTCTGTCAGTTCGCCTTCGACCTGAAGTACGACAGCGTGTGTGTGAACCCGTACCACTACGAGCGCGTggccccccccacacacacag GTCCTCAGACTGGGATCAAGGAGGAGTTCCTGCAGGACTGTCTGCAGGTCCAGCTGCCCCCCCAGTCTGACCCCTACAGCCAGCCCCACCCCGCCATGTATCCCAGCATGCCCCTGTCCCCTCCAGGCAGCAGCTCCCtgattcctgcagctctgtcagCTGTTTCCTGTGGGAGGAGGGGCGGGGGGGTCTGCAGCGATGGCCCTGGCCTCCTTCAGATCGCCCCCCCTCAGAACCACGCCTCCCCGCCTCACCCGAACCCCCCTCACACCCCACAGACTCCTcatccccccacacacacctccccacACCAGCCTGAATATAGCAGCCCCCCCAAGACTG gGTCCCAGCATCACAGCTCTGCTCCGTACCCACAGCCAGTGTCCAACCACCCAG GTCCGGAGTTCTGGTGCTCCGTCTCCTACTTCGAGCTGGACGTCCAGGTGGGGGAGATGTTTAAGGTGCTGTCCAGCTGTCCTCTGGTGACGGTGGACGGTTACGTAGATCCTTCCGGGGGAGACAGATTCTGTCTGGGACAGCTGAGCAACGTCCACCGCACCGCGGCCAGCCATCGGGCCAG GCTGCACATTGGGCGGGGGGTGCAGCTGGAGTGTCGGGGAGGGGGGGACGTCTGGATGCGTTGCCTTAGCAACCATGCAGTGTTTGTCCAGAGTCTGTACCTGGACCGGGAGGCGGGAAGAGCGCCGGGAGACGGAGTCCACAAGATCTACCCCGGAGCGTCTATCAAG gtgttTGACCTGAGGCAGTGCCACAGACAGATGCAGCAGCAGGTCAGAGCAAACCCCGGACCCCCCGCTGTCA gtatgactgtctgtctgtctgcaggtgtgtgtccGGGAGGACTGGGCGTGGACGACCTGCGCAGGCTGTGTATCGTGCGTCTGAGCTTCGTTAAGGGTTGGGGGTGTGATTACCCCCGGCGGAGAATCAAGGACACCCCCTGCTGGATGGAGATCCACCTGCACCGagccctgcagctgctggaccAGGTGCTGCACACACTGCCAGCAcgggaacacacactctga